One genomic region from Quercus robur chromosome 4, dhQueRobu3.1, whole genome shotgun sequence encodes:
- the LOC126722925 gene encoding GABA transporter 1-like isoform X1, with protein MGSIPPDNVNAAARQMEDGNTPKELDAGALFVLKSRGSWLHCGYHLTTSIVAPALLSLPFALSLMGWFAGVLCLIVAALVTFYSYNLLSLVLEHHAQLGQRQLRFRDMARDILGQGWGRFFVGPIQFGLCYGAVIACILLGGQSLKAIYLLSSPKGTMQLYQFVSIFGVLLLVLAQIPSFHSLRHINLVSLVLCLAYSACATSGSIYVGYSKNAPTKDYSINGSAQNRVFGSFNAISIIATTFGNGIIPEIQATIAPPVKGKMFKGLCVCYAVVVSTFFSVAISGYWAFGNQARGTVLANFMVDEKSLLPTWVLLMTNVFTLLQVVAVTLAYLQPTNEVLERNFADAKIDQFAFRNVVPRLVFRSLSVVIATTIAAMFPFFGDINAVIGAFGCIPLDFVLPMVFYNVTFKPSKHGLMFWANTLIATIFSALGVLGAISSIRQIGLDAKTYHLFANL; from the exons atgggatcCATCCCTCCAGATAATGTAAATGCAGCTGCAAGACAAATGGAAGATGGAAACACCCCTAAGGAGCTTGATGCTGGAGCTTTATTTGTGCTCAAGTCTAGAG GTTCATGGTTGCACTGTGGATATCACTTGACAACTTCAATTGTAGCACCAGCACTTCTAAGTCTTCCCTTTGCACTATCATTGATGGGCTGGTTTGCTGGCGTTTTGTGCCTAATTGTGGCTGCATTGGTTACCTTCTATTCCTATAACCTTCTCTCACTGGTTTTAGAGCACCATGCACAGCTTGGTCAGCGCCAACTTAGGTTCAGAGACATGGCTAGAGATATATTAG GACAAGGATGGGGCAGATTTTTTGTAGGTCCAATTCAATTTGGTTTATGCTATGGTGCAGTCATTGCATGTATTCTTCTTGGAGGGCAGAGCCTCAAG gctATTTATCTACTCTCTAGTCCAAAGGGAACCATGCAGCTCTATCAATTTGTTAGTATATTTGGTGTATTACTGCTAGTCTTGGCACAAATTCCATCTTTCCACTCCCTAAGGCATATCAACCTTGTTTCTCTAGTCCTTTGTCTTGCTTATAGCGCTTGTGCCACATCAGGTTCCATATACGTTG GTTATTCCAAGAATGCACCTACTAAAGACTACTCCATCAATGGAAGTGCACAAAATCGCGTCTTTGGATCCTTTAATGCTATTTCAATTATTGCCACCACATTTGGGAATGGAATTATTCCTGAAATACAG GCAACTATTGCACCTCCAGTCAAGGGGAAAATGTTCAAAGGACTATGTGTGTGTTATGCTGTTGTAGTATCTACATTTTTCAGTGTGGCGATTTCTGGGTATTGGGCATTTGGCAATCAGGCCAGGGGAACAGTTCTAGCCAATTTTATGGTTGATGAGAAGTCTCTTTTGCCTACTTGGGTTCTCTTAATGACCAATGTTTTCACCCTCTTGCAAGTAGTAGCTGTTACTCTG GCGTACTTACAACCAACAAATGAAGTGCTTGAGCGGAATTTTGCAGATGCAAAGATTGATCAGTTTGCATTTCGTAATGTCGTACCAAGGTTGGTTTTTCGGTCACTATCAGTTGTTATAGCCACAACTATAGCTGCCATGTTTCCCTTCTTTGGAGATATCAATGCAGTGATTGGAGCATTTGGATGCATACCTCTTGACTTTGTTTTGCCCATGGTCTTCTACAACGTGACTTTCAAGCCCTCCAAGCATGGCCTAATGTTTTGGGCTAACACATTGATTGCCACAATCTTTTCAGCATTGGGTGTGTTGGGAGCAATATCCTCAATTCGTCAGATAGGTCTTGATGCCAAAACGTACCACTTGTTTGCAAATTTGTAG
- the LOC126722925 gene encoding GABA transporter 1-like isoform X2: MCQNTCITDGFSEWTNLTGQGWGRFFVGPIQFGLCYGAVIACILLGGQSLKAIYLLSSPKGTMQLYQFVSIFGVLLLVLAQIPSFHSLRHINLVSLVLCLAYSACATSGSIYVGYSKNAPTKDYSINGSAQNRVFGSFNAISIIATTFGNGIIPEIQATIAPPVKGKMFKGLCVCYAVVVSTFFSVAISGYWAFGNQARGTVLANFMVDEKSLLPTWVLLMTNVFTLLQVVAVTLAYLQPTNEVLERNFADAKIDQFAFRNVVPRLVFRSLSVVIATTIAAMFPFFGDINAVIGAFGCIPLDFVLPMVFYNVTFKPSKHGLMFWANTLIATIFSALGVLGAISSIRQIGLDAKTYHLFANL; encoded by the exons ATGTGCCAAAATACATGTATAACTGATGGGTTTAGTGAGTGGACTAATTTGACAGGACAAGGATGGGGCAGATTTTTTGTAGGTCCAATTCAATTTGGTTTATGCTATGGTGCAGTCATTGCATGTATTCTTCTTGGAGGGCAGAGCCTCAAG gctATTTATCTACTCTCTAGTCCAAAGGGAACCATGCAGCTCTATCAATTTGTTAGTATATTTGGTGTATTACTGCTAGTCTTGGCACAAATTCCATCTTTCCACTCCCTAAGGCATATCAACCTTGTTTCTCTAGTCCTTTGTCTTGCTTATAGCGCTTGTGCCACATCAGGTTCCATATACGTTG GTTATTCCAAGAATGCACCTACTAAAGACTACTCCATCAATGGAAGTGCACAAAATCGCGTCTTTGGATCCTTTAATGCTATTTCAATTATTGCCACCACATTTGGGAATGGAATTATTCCTGAAATACAG GCAACTATTGCACCTCCAGTCAAGGGGAAAATGTTCAAAGGACTATGTGTGTGTTATGCTGTTGTAGTATCTACATTTTTCAGTGTGGCGATTTCTGGGTATTGGGCATTTGGCAATCAGGCCAGGGGAACAGTTCTAGCCAATTTTATGGTTGATGAGAAGTCTCTTTTGCCTACTTGGGTTCTCTTAATGACCAATGTTTTCACCCTCTTGCAAGTAGTAGCTGTTACTCTG GCGTACTTACAACCAACAAATGAAGTGCTTGAGCGGAATTTTGCAGATGCAAAGATTGATCAGTTTGCATTTCGTAATGTCGTACCAAGGTTGGTTTTTCGGTCACTATCAGTTGTTATAGCCACAACTATAGCTGCCATGTTTCCCTTCTTTGGAGATATCAATGCAGTGATTGGAGCATTTGGATGCATACCTCTTGACTTTGTTTTGCCCATGGTCTTCTACAACGTGACTTTCAAGCCCTCCAAGCATGGCCTAATGTTTTGGGCTAACACATTGATTGCCACAATCTTTTCAGCATTGGGTGTGTTGGGAGCAATATCCTCAATTCGTCAGATAGGTCTTGATGCCAAAACGTACCACTTGTTTGCAAATTTGTAG